Proteins encoded together in one Lathyrus oleraceus cultivar Zhongwan6 chromosome 5, CAAS_Psat_ZW6_1.0, whole genome shotgun sequence window:
- the LOC127081412 gene encoding uncharacterized protein LOC127081412, which yields MAQYYDVPLRWWTFPNFKISPTLEDLERLLGRSIKEYNPFSKLEEGFCLTELSLTLGINANKLVVNWGVKGSIKGLTQKFLEAHAWEMIKEGRIDFCSAILALLIHGIVLFPNMDKFVDHFPVEVFLTKNPVPFLLADFYHTFHTRHEKKGGTFLCCAPMLHLWMRARMLQSGPFAQNKLTWPQRFASLSANSIIWYKREWDMKDVIARCGEFPNVPLIGTQGCINYNPIILKRQLGYTVTSPSEERDFIPFVINIVDPLDLNVKRV from the coding sequence ATGGCCCAATACTATGACGTCCCTTTAAGATGGTGGACTTTCCccaatttcaaaatctctccaaCCTTGGAAGACCTTGAGAGACTCCTCGGCCGATCAATCAAAGAATACAACCCCTTCTCAAAGTTGGAAGAAGGATTCTGTTTGACCGAGCTCTCACTCACCTTGGGTATCAATGCTAACAAGCTAGTGGTTAATTGGGGCGTTAAGGGGTCTATCAAAGGTTTAACCCAAAAGTTCCTCGAAGCCCATGCCTGGGAAATGATTAAAGAAGGAAGAATCGACTTCTGTAGTGCAATCTTGGCACTTTTGATTCATGGAATTGTCCTCTTCCCAAATATGGACAAGTTCGTGGATCACTTTCCAGTTGAAGTCTTTCTAACAAAGAATCCAGTGCCTTTTTTACTTGCCGACTTCTACCATACCTTTCATACAAGGCATGAGAAGAAAGGAGGTACTTTCCTCTGTTGTGCTCCTATGTTACATCTATGGATGAGGGCCCGCATGCTTCAAAGTGGACCTTTTGCTCAAAACAAACTGACATGGCCGCAAAGGTTCGCATCTCTCTCCGCCAACTCAATTATATGGTACAAGAGGGAATGGGATATGAAAGACGTCATTGCAAGATGTGGAGAGTTCCCTAACGTACCCTTAATAGGAACgcaaggttgcatcaactacaaccctattATACTCAAGAGACAACTAGGGTACACCGTGACAAGTCCTTCAGAGGAAAGAGATTTCATTCCGTTTGTCATCAATATCGTGGATCCGCTCGATTTAAATGTGAAAAGAGTGTGA